One genomic region from Spirulina subsalsa PCC 9445 encodes:
- a CDS encoding cation:proton antiporter — protein sequence MASLLEQTLPQNSGQFTGLVNALIVLLMVATTVALITRWLRIPYVVGLVLAGLAIPKGALPSEIGLNPDVILNLFLPILIFEAAINTDISRLRSTLKPILLLAGPGVILAAAITASLLQFGLGLAWITACAVGVILTITDTVSVIVAFRTVSVPKRLATIVEGESLFNDGIALVLLSVITGIHTRGSFTIGEGIEQILIAFVGGTVLGLGLGYLCVGLFRQLDDALSNILLTVAVSLGTFQVGQMLGVSSAIAVVIAGLVMGNLGFRQTSATTKVSLLNFWEYAGFGANTFIFLLVGIEINPTTIYTTIPGAVFAIIAYQIGRIFSIYPLLSFLRLFDRPLPLRWQHVLILGNVKGSLSMALALSLPLTLPGRIEVITLVFSTVLLSLVGQGLSLSWLVKKLHLSQESPQQKQIEELQLNLIASKAAQQELSSLLQSGSLPKSLHEELFASYQARIARSEEALRHWYNQRINQPSNGVQEQGYLDGLRRRLYLAEKVAIQDAMRKGLLSDEVGAVYLREINEKLLSLNED from the coding sequence ATGGCATCCTTACTAGAGCAAACTTTACCCCAGAACTCTGGACAGTTTACGGGACTGGTTAATGCTTTAATTGTGCTTTTAATGGTCGCTACAACGGTGGCTCTAATTACTCGGTGGTTAAGGATTCCCTATGTGGTGGGCTTAGTATTAGCTGGATTAGCGATTCCTAAAGGGGCTTTACCTTCAGAAATTGGCTTAAATCCTGATGTAATCCTAAATTTATTTCTCCCTATTTTAATTTTTGAAGCGGCTATTAATACAGATATTAGTCGCTTACGCAGTACCCTTAAACCCATTCTTCTGTTAGCGGGTCCTGGTGTAATTTTAGCAGCCGCCATCACCGCTAGTTTACTTCAGTTTGGCTTAGGTTTAGCTTGGATTACAGCCTGCGCGGTAGGAGTGATTTTAACTATTACGGACACGGTTTCCGTGATTGTTGCTTTTAGAACGGTTTCTGTGCCTAAACGTTTGGCGACGATTGTAGAAGGAGAAAGCTTATTTAATGATGGAATTGCTTTGGTTCTATTAAGTGTCATTACAGGGATTCATACTCGCGGTTCTTTTACGATTGGGGAAGGAATAGAACAGATTTTAATTGCTTTTGTGGGGGGAACAGTTTTAGGGTTAGGTTTAGGTTATCTCTGTGTGGGTTTGTTCCGCCAGTTAGATGATGCGTTAAGTAATATTTTGCTCACAGTTGCGGTATCGTTAGGCACGTTCCAGGTGGGGCAAATGTTGGGGGTTTCTAGTGCGATTGCGGTGGTGATTGCGGGCTTAGTCATGGGAAATCTAGGCTTTCGGCAAACTTCAGCCACAACGAAGGTGAGTTTACTTAATTTCTGGGAATATGCTGGGTTTGGGGCGAATACTTTTATTTTTTTGTTAGTCGGAATTGAAATTAATCCAACAACCATTTACACGACAATACCCGGTGCAGTATTCGCTATTATCGCCTATCAAATTGGGCGCATTTTTTCCATTTATCCGTTACTATCTTTTTTACGGCTCTTTGACCGTCCTCTTCCGTTACGGTGGCAGCACGTTTTAATTTTAGGTAATGTTAAGGGTTCTCTTTCAATGGCGTTAGCTCTGAGTTTGCCCTTGACTTTGCCCGGACGAATAGAAGTGATTACCCTAGTTTTTAGTACGGTGTTGTTGTCTTTGGTGGGACAAGGATTAAGTTTATCTTGGTTGGTGAAAAAGTTGCACTTATCTCAGGAGTCTCCCCAGCAAAAACAAATTGAGGAACTCCAATTAAACTTAATTGCCTCGAAAGCCGCTCAACAAGAATTAAGCAGTTTGTTACAATCTGGGAGTTTGCCTAAATCTCTCCATGAGGAACTTTTTGCCAGTTATCAGGCAAGAATTGCCCGCTCTGAAGAGGCGTTACGGCATTGGTATAATCAACGGATAAACCAGCCGTCTAATGGTGTGCAAGAACAGGGTTATTTAGATGGATTGCGTCGTCGTTTGTATCTGGCGGAAAAGGTGGCGATTCAGGATGCTATGCGCAAGGGATTATTGTCTGATGAAGTGGGAGCGGTCTATTTGAGGGAAATTAACGAAAAGTTGTTATCTTTAAATGAGGATTAG
- a CDS encoding DUF4336 domain-containing protein: protein MQDSPNPSYTNPHPQALQTQDIAWPFWFLVPIYPYGQRKTLFREVVKGEVWIFEQLQGIFYVVVPIRMTVVRLEEGGLLVYAPVAPTRECLQGVGQLEAQYGSVKYIIMPTISGIEHKVFVAPFARHFPTAQIYVAPNQWSFPVNLPLSWLGLPPRRTHILPQDSREAPFAGQFDYAILDTIELGPGRFSEVVFLDRRSRTLLVTDSLVSIPQDPPEILQLNPYPLLFHARDSAFDPIQDTPQNRRKGWQRISLFAFYFQPSVLEVAPWSSVFREATKAPERSKKAYFGLFPFRWKPNWQESFNQLQGGGQLRVAPILQTLILNRAPEAVLNWADQIARWSFDQIIPCHLAAPIITTPWEFRQAFNFLQGHSGLPDADMAFMRRLDQGLAQRGITPPPKV, encoded by the coding sequence GTGCAGGATAGCCCAAACCCTTCCTATACTAACCCCCATCCACAAGCGTTACAGACCCAAGATATCGCTTGGCCTTTTTGGTTTCTGGTGCCAATTTATCCCTACGGACAACGAAAAACCCTATTCCGAGAAGTTGTCAAGGGGGAGGTTTGGATTTTTGAGCAACTCCAAGGGATTTTTTATGTCGTGGTGCCGATTCGTATGACGGTGGTGAGATTGGAGGAGGGAGGACTTTTAGTTTATGCACCCGTGGCTCCGACGCGGGAATGTTTGCAAGGCGTGGGACAATTAGAGGCACAATATGGGTCGGTGAAGTATATCATTATGCCGACCATTTCGGGGATTGAACATAAAGTTTTTGTTGCGCCTTTTGCGCGACATTTTCCCACAGCACAGATTTATGTTGCTCCCAATCAGTGGAGTTTCCCGGTCAATTTGCCCTTAAGTTGGTTGGGATTGCCTCCTCGACGGACTCACATTCTACCCCAAGATAGCCGAGAAGCCCCTTTTGCCGGACAATTTGATTATGCCATCTTGGATACCATTGAACTAGGGCCAGGGCGTTTTTCTGAGGTGGTATTTTTGGATCGGCGATCGCGCACCCTCCTAGTCACCGACTCCCTTGTATCCATCCCCCAAGATCCCCCCGAAATTCTACAACTCAATCCCTACCCCCTTCTTTTCCACGCCCGAGACAGCGCCTTTGATCCCATCCAAGATACCCCCCAAAACCGTCGCAAAGGATGGCAAAGAATTAGTCTATTTGCCTTTTATTTTCAACCTAGTGTCCTAGAAGTAGCCCCTTGGTCGTCCGTCTTCCGTGAAGCCACAAAAGCCCCAGAACGCAGTAAAAAAGCCTATTTCGGGCTATTCCCCTTTCGCTGGAAACCCAACTGGCAAGAGTCCTTTAATCAATTACAGGGAGGTGGACAGTTGCGCGTTGCCCCCATTTTACAAACCCTAATCCTCAACCGTGCGCCTGAAGCCGTGTTAAACTGGGCGGATCAAATCGCCCGTTGGTCCTTTGACCAGATTATACCCTGTCATCTGGCCGCCCCCATCATAACCACTCCTTGGGAATTTCGCCAAGCCTTCAACTTTTTACAAGGACATTCAGGACTCCCCGATGCAGACATGGCCTTTATGCGTCGTTTGGATCAAGGTTTAGCCCAGCGCGGCATTACTCCCCCCCCAAAAGTATAG
- a CDS encoding HAD family hydrolase — protein MLNAILFDLDGTLVNTDSLHFDTWITALKPFGIEMDRPTYDQVISGKHNDDIVQDILSHLPLEEARKVAEEKERLFRQMGDKLNPINGLNQILEWADEQQLKQGVVTNAPRENAEFMLKTLDLWERFPVVIVANDAPKGKPDPALYQLALSRLEIESEGVLVFEDSPSGIRSAVGAGLYTIGIASTHPVESLLQAGAKQVIEDFTEAKLWETLALFTPV, from the coding sequence ATGCTCAACGCCATTTTATTTGACCTAGACGGAACATTAGTTAACACAGACTCCCTCCATTTTGATACATGGATCACCGCCTTAAAACCCTTCGGAATCGAAATGGATCGACCCACCTATGATCAGGTGATTTCCGGCAAACATAACGATGATATAGTACAGGATATTCTCTCCCATTTGCCCCTAGAAGAAGCGAGAAAGGTCGCAGAAGAGAAAGAACGGCTTTTTCGTCAAATGGGCGACAAACTAAACCCTATTAATGGTTTAAACCAGATTTTAGAATGGGCAGATGAGCAACAACTCAAACAGGGAGTCGTCACCAATGCGCCCCGTGAGAACGCGGAATTTATGCTCAAAACCTTAGACCTCTGGGAACGGTTTCCCGTGGTCATTGTTGCCAACGATGCCCCTAAAGGAAAACCTGATCCCGCCCTTTATCAATTAGCCCTTTCCCGCTTAGAAATAGAATCCGAAGGAGTGTTAGTGTTTGAAGATTCTCCTTCTGGAATTCGTTCTGCTGTGGGGGCAGGATTATATACTATTGGCATTGCTTCCACCCATCCCGTGGAGTCCCTCTTACAAGCAGGAGCTAAACAGGTGATTGAGGATTTTACAGAGGCTAAACTATGGGAAACATTAGCACTGTTTACTCCAGTTTAA
- a CDS encoding Uma2 family endonuclease: MTISLDCEIFYPDSDGQPMADNTLQFRWIVLIKENLELLFADQPDVFVAGDLLWYPVEGHPEIRVAPDALVAFGRPKGERGSYKQWEEDNIAPQVVFEILSPGNRLAEMGKKQQFYDDYGVEEYYIYNPNRNDLHGLYRTAEGLRPIEEIQNWTSPRLGIRFVLSGTTLELYRPDGRPFLSFLELEQRAEQERQRAELERQRAEQERQRAEQADQRAELERQRAEQADRRAERLAAQLRALGIDPEN, from the coding sequence ATGACCATTTCCTTGGATTGTGAGATTTTTTATCCTGATAGTGACGGTCAGCCCATGGCAGACAATACCTTACAATTTCGCTGGATTGTACTGATTAAAGAAAACCTAGAACTGCTTTTTGCTGACCAGCCTGATGTTTTCGTAGCCGGAGATTTACTCTGGTATCCTGTGGAAGGACACCCAGAAATCCGAGTCGCTCCTGATGCTTTAGTAGCATTTGGTCGCCCTAAAGGAGAGCGAGGGTCTTATAAACAATGGGAAGAGGATAATATTGCCCCTCAAGTCGTCTTTGAAATCCTCTCCCCCGGCAATCGTTTAGCTGAAATGGGCAAAAAGCAGCAATTTTACGACGACTACGGGGTAGAAGAATATTATATTTACAACCCGAACCGCAATGATTTACATGGACTATACCGTACAGCAGAAGGATTGCGGCCAATAGAAGAAATCCAGAACTGGACAAGTCCCCGTTTAGGGATTCGTTTTGTTTTAAGTGGGACGACTTTGGAACTGTATCGTCCCGATGGGCGACCCTTCCTAAGCTTTTTGGAGTTGGAACAACGAGCCGAACAGGAACGGCAGCGGGCTGAACTGGAACGCCAACGAGCCGAACAGGAACGGCAAAGAGCCGAACAAGCTGACCAGAGGGCGGAATTGGAACGGCAAAGAGCCGAACAAGCTGACCGAAGAGCCGAGCGATTAGCCGCACAACTGAGAGCATTAGGCATTGACCCGGAAAACTAA